CACATTGACTCTAAAGATCTCAccattcttgtttttcaaatctaGAGTACCGAAAGGAGTTACATGCACCACTTCAAAAGAACCGCTCCATATTGACTTTAGCCTTTCCGAAAACATCCGTAACtgagagttgaataagagaacaagGTCACCTTCTTTGAATTCTTTATTCTAGATATACTTATCATGTAGGTATTTCATCTTGTctttatacaaggacgaactggagtaagcatggaaccggaactcatcaagttcattcaattgctccaccCGAAGATTGGCAACTACATCCCACTCtaggttcaacttcttcaacgTCCACATGGCCTTATAGTTTAATTCCACCAGGAGGTGACAtgatttcccaaacaccaaccgatactgGAGTCTTGTAAGATGTTCTATAGGCCCATAAAGCATCGTCaagtttccttgaccaatcagtccggtttgcattgacagtcttggatagaatactcttgatctctctgttggagacttcaacctgCCCACTTGCCTGGGGGTTATAGGGGGTTGACACcttgtgagtgacaccatacttggagagCAAAGTGTCAAAggctttgttgcaaaaatgagaaccctcATCACTAATGATGGCCCTTGGGGTGCCAAACCTTATGAATATATTTTTCTTCAAGAAATCCACCACGCTCCTTGCTTCATTGTTGGgaaaagccacgacttcaacccatttggagacATAATCCACTGCAATAAGAATGTAGGTGTTCCTACACGAATACACAAATGGACCCATAAAGTCGTGccccataca
The Nicotiana sylvestris chromosome 11, ASM39365v2, whole genome shotgun sequence DNA segment above includes these coding regions:
- the LOC138881672 gene encoding uncharacterized protein — translated: MKDTQVNYTVTEKELLATVFAMEKFRPYLMGTKVIVHTNHAALHYLISKKDSKARLMRWVLILQEFDLEIIDRRGSENQVADHLSRLEEEERPHNGLEINDLFPDEQLFSMSLTGMPWNTYILIAVDYVSKWVEVVAFPNNEARSVVDFLKKNIFIRFGTPRAIISDEGSHFCNKAFDTLLSKYGVTHKVSTPYNPQASGQVEVSNREIKSILSKTVNANRTDWSRKLDDALWAYRTSYKTPVSVGVWEIMSPPGGIKL